A DNA window from Setaria viridis chromosome 2, Setaria_viridis_v4.0, whole genome shotgun sequence contains the following coding sequences:
- the LOC117844104 gene encoding equilibrative nucleotide transporter 3 isoform X1 produces the protein MSMDVAAGAEAPQVKGKFLGILICWLLGNGSLFAWNSMLTIEDYYVHLFPDYHPTRVLTLAYQPFAFGITLIMTYYEAKMNTRRRNLAGFSLFFLGSFALIILDVATKGRGGLGVFVGVCIISAIFGTADANCQGALVGDLSLMCPEFVQSFMAGLAASGVLTSALRLVTKAAFESSKDGLRIGAILFFSITCLFELVCLLLYTFVFGKLPIVKYYRSKAAAEGSKTVASDLAAAGIVAEQQAQQVEEDPQKYKRLTTKELVMENIDYMFDIYLIYVLTLSIFPGFLSEDTGAHSLGSWYALVLIAMYNVWDLIGRYVPLIPCLKLTSRKGTMAAILARFLFIPAFYFTAKYGDQGYMIFLTSFLGLTNGYLTVCVLMEAPKGYKAPEQNALGNALVVCLLGGIFSGVVLDWLWLIGKGW, from the exons ATGAGCATGGACGTAGCAGCAGGTGCAGAGGCACCTCAAGTCAAG GGGAAGTTCCTTGGCATACTTATCTGCTGGCTTTTGGGGAATGGAAGCCTTTTTGCGTGGAACAGTATGCTCACCATCGAAGATTACTATGTCCATCTCTTCCCG GATTACCACCCAACAAGAGTCCTTACACTAGCTTACCAGCCTTTTGCCTTTGGAATAACCCTCATCATGACATACTATGAAGCGAAGATGAACACAAGACGGAGAAATCTCGCAGGattttcccttttcttcctcGGTTCTTTTGCATTGATAATT CTGGATGTTGCTACTAAAGGACGGGGTGGGCTTGGAGTGTTCGTTGGTGTGTGCATAATCAGCGCCATATTTGGGACTGCTGATGCGAATTGTCAAGGCGCATTGGTTGGTGACCTTTCATTAATGTGCCCAGAGTTCGTTCAG TCCTTCATGGCGGGCTTGGCTGCATCAGGGGTTCTAACATCAGCCTTGAGATTAGTTACCAAAGCAGCTTTTGAGAGCTCAAAAGATGGTCTTCGCATTGGTGCTA TACTGTTCTTTTCAATCACTTGCCTGTTCGAGCTTGTGTGCCTCCTCTTATACACGTTCGTCTTCGGCAAACTACCCATCGTGAAGTACTACCGCTCGAAGGCTGCAGCCGAAGGCAGCAAGACTGTTGCCAGCGACCTGGCCGCTGCAGGGATCGTCGCTGAACAACAGGCACAA CAGGTCGAGGAGGATCCACAGAAATACAAGCGCCTGACCACAAAAGAGCTAGTGATGGAGAACATTGACTATATGTTCGATATCTACCTGATATACGTCCTGACGCTGTCGATCTTCCCGGGATTTTTGTCCGAAGACACCGGAGCACACAGCCTGGGATCCTG GTACGCGCTCGTGCTGATCGCCATGTACAATGTGTGGGACCTTATCGGGAGGTACGTGCCGCTGATCCCGTGCCTCAAGCTGACCTCCCGGAAGGGCACGATGGCGGCGATCCTGGCACGGTTCCTGTTCATCCCGGCTTTCTACTTCACGGCCAAGTACGGCGACCAGGGCTACATGATCTTCCTGACCTCCTTCCTGGGGCTAACCAACGGGTACCTCACCGTGTGCGTGCTCATGGAGGCGCCCAAGGGGTACAAGGCTCCCGAGCAGAACGCGCTCGGGAACGCGCTCGTCGTCTGCCTCCTCGGCGGCATCTTCTCCGGCGTCGTGCTAGACTGGCTGTGGCTCATCGGCAAGGGCTGGTGA
- the LOC117842615 gene encoding equilibrative nucleotide transporter 3 isoform X1 gives MGETEGAGPPKLQGKYFGMLVCFVLGNGCLFSWNSMLTIEDYYVYLFPKNHPTRVLTLVYQPFALGVTALLAYHEAKINTRLRNLTGYTLYFLSNLAIIILDVATKGQGGVGAFVGVCVISAALGIGDAHVQGGMVGDLSLMCPEFIQSYLAGLAASGAITSALRLITKAAFESSQDGLRKGAMLFFSIACFFELLCVLLYTSVFPTLPIVKYYRSKAASEGSKTVAGDLAAAGVPTEQDEIVEEEPERYERLSTKQLLLQNMDYALDIFLVYVLTLSIFPGFLSEDTGSHSLGAWYALVLIAMFNVWDLIGRYVPFIVKMTSRKCIMAAALARFFLIPAFYFTAKYGDQGYMIVLTSFLGLSNGYLTVCVLTEAPKGYKANLPLLYISCYQLLSDAPQFEGVADQAFEEYEQQEQGQEGKSCP, from the exons ATGGGCGAGACAGAGGGTGCAGGACCACCTAAACTTCAG GGGAAGTACTTTGGTATGCTCGTCTGCTTTGTATTGGGGAATGGATGCCTCTTCTCGTGGAACAGTATGCTTACCATTGAAGATTACTATGTCTACCTCTTCCCA AAGAACCACCCAACCAGAGTCCTCACGCTAGTATATCAGCCTTTTGCCCTGGGAGTAACAGCTCTTCTAGCGTATCACGAAGCAAAGATCAATACCAGACTTCGGAATCTGACAGGATATACACTTTACTTCTTAAGTAATCTTGCAATTATAATA CTGGATGTGGCCACTAAAGGGCAAGGTGGAGTTGGAGCGTTTGTTGGTGTATGTGTAATAAGTGCAGCATTAGGGATAGGCGATGCCCATGTTCAAGGTGGAATGGTTGGTGATCTGTCCTTGATGTGCCCAGAGTTCATTCAG TCCTATTTGGCAGGTTTGGCTGCATCAGGAGCAATAACATCAGCTTTGCGGCTAATTACAAAAGCAGCTTTTGAGAGCTCACAAGATGGCTTGCGCAAAGGAGCTA TGTTATTCTTTTCAATAGCGTGCTTCTTTGAGCTCTTGTGTGTCCTTCTGTACACATCTGTTTTCCCCACACTGCCGATTGTCAAATATTATCGCTCAAAGGCAGCTTCTGAAGGTAGCAAAACCGTTGCTGGTGACCTAGCTGCTGCAGGAGTCCCAACTGAACAAGATGAAATA GTTGAGGAGGAGCCAGAAAGATATGAGCGTTTAAGCACCAAACAACTGTTGCTGCAAAACATGGATTATGCTCTCGATATCTTTCTTGTATATGTCTTGACTCTATCTATCTTCCCTGGATTTTTATCTGAAGACACTGGATCACACAGTCTGGGGGCTTG GTATGCGCTCGTTTTGATTGCAATGTTCAATGTGTGGGATCTCATAGGCAGATACGTACCCTTTATTGTTAAGATGACATCTCGGAAGTGTATTATGGCAGCAGCCCTCGCACGCTTTTTCCTCATTCCTGCATTCTATTTCACTGCAAAGTATGGCGATCAGGGGTATATGATCGTTTTAACGTCCTTCTTGGGGTTGAGCAATGGCTATCTAACCGTCTGTGTCCTTACAGAGGCACCCAAGGGATACAAGGCAAATTTACCTCTGTTATATATCTCGTGCTATCAGTTGCTTTCAG acgccccgcagttcgagggagttgcagatcaagccttcgaagagtacgaacagcaggagcaaggccaagaaggcaagtcgtgtccttga
- the LOC117846497 gene encoding equilibrative nucleotide transporter 3, with protein sequence MAYEKEDPALAANQGKYWGIFICWLLGNGCLFGFNSMLTIEDYYMYLFPKYHPTRVITLTYQPFVLATTAIFTYHEAKVNTRLRNLAGYTLFFLSSFAAIIMDVATSGRGGIAPFLGICIIAAVFGIADGHVQGGMTGDLSLMCPEFIQSFFAGLAASGAITSALRFVTKAAFENSRDGLRRGVMLFSSISCFFELLCVLLYAFIFPKLPIVKYYRSKAASEGSLTVSADLAAGGIQNRPNPKSEEDPACVERLSTKQLLLQNIDYALGMFLIYILTLSIFPGFLAEDTGSHSLGSWYALVLIASYNVWDLIGRYVPLIEQIKLRSRKGLLVAVVSRLLLIPAFYYTAKYGDQGWMIMLTSLLGLSNGYLTVCILTEAPKGYKGPEQNALGNLLVLCLLGGIFCGAVLDWVWLIGKGW encoded by the exons ATGGCATACGAGAAAGAAGACCCTGCGCTTGCTGCAAATCAG GGAAAATATTGGGGGATTTTCATATGCTGGCTTCTGGGAAATGGATGCCTCTTTGGGTTCAACAGCATGCTTACTATTGAAGATTACTACATGTACCTTTTCCCG AAGTACCACCCCACTAGAGTTATTACACTGACATATCAACCATTCGTCCTTGCCACAACTGCCATATTCacatatcatgaggcaaaggtcAACACTAGGTTGCGCAATTTGGCGGGGTACACTCTGTTCTTCTTGAGCTCATTTGCAGCAATCATT ATGGATGTTGCAACTTCAGGAAGAGGTGGAATTGCACCTTTTCTTGGCATATGTATCATTGCTGCTGTTTTTGGGATCGCTGATGGTCATGTTCAAGGTGGGATGACAGGTGATCTCTCTCTGATGTGCCCAGAGTTTATCCAG TCCTTCTTTGCTGGACTAGCTGCATCAGGAGCGATAACCTCTGCATTGAGGTTTGTAACAAAAGCAGCTTTCGAGAATTCCCGAGATGGACTTCGCAGAGGAGTTA TGCTCTTCTCCTCAATATCATGCTTCTTTGAGCTGCTGTGTGTTCTGCTATATGCTTTTATCTTCCCTAAGTTGCCAATTGTTAAGTACTATCGTTCAAAAGCAGCTTCAGAGGGATCTCTAACAGTCTCTGCTGATCTTGCTGCTGGTGGAATCCAAAATCGCCCAAATCCAAAG TCTGAAGAGGACCCTGCATGTGTTGAGCGATTGAGCACCAAGCAGCTGCTACTGCAGAACATAGACTATGCATTGGGCATGTTCTTGATCTATATATTGACTTTGTCCATCTTCCCGGGGTTTTTAGCCGAAGATACTGGTTCACACAGCTTGGGCTCTTG GTATGCACTTGTCTTGATTGCGAGCTACAACGTGTGGGATCTGATCGGAAGATATGTACCTCTGATTGAACAGATCAAGCTGAGATCTCGGAAGGGGCTTCTAGTCGCTGTGGTTTCACGGTTATTGCTCATCCCTGCATTCTACTACACCGCAAAGTATGGCGATCAGGGCTGGATGATCATGCTAACGTCACTTCTGGGTTTGAGCAACGGGTATCTCACCGTGTGCATCCTCACTGAGGCACCCAAAGGGTACAAG GGACCAGAACAAAACGCTTTGGGCAACTTGCTTGTGCTGTGCCTCTTGGGAGGCATCTTCTGTGGGGCCGTCCTCGATTGGGTGTGGCTCATAGGCAAAGGGTGGTGA
- the LOC117842615 gene encoding equilibrative nucleotide transporter 3 isoform X2 — protein MGETEGAGPPKLQGKYFGMLVCFVLGNGCLFSWNSMLTIEDYYVYLFPKNHPTRVLTLVYQPFALGVTALLAYHEAKINTRLRNLTGYTLYFLSNLAIIILDVATKGQGGVGAFVGVCVISAALGIGDAHVQGGMVGDLSLMCPEFIQSYLAGLAASGAITSALRLITKAAFESSQDGLRKGAMLFFSIACFFELLCVLLYTSVFPTLPIVKYYRSKAASEGSKTVAGDLAAAGVPTEQDEIVEEEPERYERLSTKQLLLQNMDYALDIFLVYVLTLSIFPGFLSEDTGSHSLGAWYALVLIAMFNVWDLIGRYVPFIVKMTSRKCIMAAALARFFLIPAFYFTAKYGDQGYMIVLTSFLGLSNGYLTVCVLTEAPKGYKGPEQNALGNVLVVFLLIGLFSGVVLDWLWLIGKGW, from the exons ATGGGCGAGACAGAGGGTGCAGGACCACCTAAACTTCAG GGGAAGTACTTTGGTATGCTCGTCTGCTTTGTATTGGGGAATGGATGCCTCTTCTCGTGGAACAGTATGCTTACCATTGAAGATTACTATGTCTACCTCTTCCCA AAGAACCACCCAACCAGAGTCCTCACGCTAGTATATCAGCCTTTTGCCCTGGGAGTAACAGCTCTTCTAGCGTATCACGAAGCAAAGATCAATACCAGACTTCGGAATCTGACAGGATATACACTTTACTTCTTAAGTAATCTTGCAATTATAATA CTGGATGTGGCCACTAAAGGGCAAGGTGGAGTTGGAGCGTTTGTTGGTGTATGTGTAATAAGTGCAGCATTAGGGATAGGCGATGCCCATGTTCAAGGTGGAATGGTTGGTGATCTGTCCTTGATGTGCCCAGAGTTCATTCAG TCCTATTTGGCAGGTTTGGCTGCATCAGGAGCAATAACATCAGCTTTGCGGCTAATTACAAAAGCAGCTTTTGAGAGCTCACAAGATGGCTTGCGCAAAGGAGCTA TGTTATTCTTTTCAATAGCGTGCTTCTTTGAGCTCTTGTGTGTCCTTCTGTACACATCTGTTTTCCCCACACTGCCGATTGTCAAATATTATCGCTCAAAGGCAGCTTCTGAAGGTAGCAAAACCGTTGCTGGTGACCTAGCTGCTGCAGGAGTCCCAACTGAACAAGATGAAATA GTTGAGGAGGAGCCAGAAAGATATGAGCGTTTAAGCACCAAACAACTGTTGCTGCAAAACATGGATTATGCTCTCGATATCTTTCTTGTATATGTCTTGACTCTATCTATCTTCCCTGGATTTTTATCTGAAGACACTGGATCACACAGTCTGGGGGCTTG GTATGCGCTCGTTTTGATTGCAATGTTCAATGTGTGGGATCTCATAGGCAGATACGTACCCTTTATTGTTAAGATGACATCTCGGAAGTGTATTATGGCAGCAGCCCTCGCACGCTTTTTCCTCATTCCTGCATTCTATTTCACTGCAAAGTATGGCGATCAGGGGTATATGATCGTTTTAACGTCCTTCTTGGGGTTGAGCAATGGCTATCTAACCGTCTGTGTCCTTACAGAGGCACCCAAGGGATACAAG GGGCCAGAGCAGAATGCTCTGGGGAACGTTCTCGTTGTTTTCCTCCTGATAGGACTGTTTTCTGGCGTCGTGCTCGATTGGTTATGGTTGATAGGGAAGGGTTGGTGA
- the LOC117844432 gene encoding monothiol glutaredoxin-S12, chloroplastic, which produces MASTAASLRLPSPPLSAPAAAASFSSATTLRFPLRRRGAARPLAVAAFKKLSEASPVPIPPESAQPPLDEEALPPKPGVYGVYDAAGELQFVGISRNVRASVEGHRRKVPADLCASVKVSVADEETPDRAVLTNAWKSWMEEHIESTGKAPPGNVAGNNTWVGAPQRPPDLRLTPGRHVQLTVPLEQLIDRLVKENKVVAFIKGSRSAPQCGFSQRVVGILEAHGVDFVTVDVLDEEHNHGLRETLKTYSNWPTFPQLFVGGELVGGCDIISSMAEKGELSALFQK; this is translated from the exons ATGGCGTCCACCGCTGCTTCtctccgcctcccctcccctcccctctccgcccccgcggccgcggcctccttctcctccgccaCTACCCTCCGCTTCCCTCTCCGCcgtcgcggcgcggcgcgccccctcgccgtcgcggccttCAAGAAGCTGTCCGAGGCGTCCCCCGTGCCCATCCCGCCGGAGTCCGCCCAGCCCCCGCTCGACGAGGAAGCCCTGCCCCCCAAGCCCGGGGTCTACGGCGTCTACGACGCCGCCGGGGAACTGCAGTTCGTCGGGATTTCGCGCAACGTCAGGGCCAGCGTCGAGGGCCACCGCCGGAAGGTCCCCGCCGACCTCTGCGCCTCTGTCAAG GTTTCAGTAGCAGATGAGGAGACACCAGATCGAGCGGTCCTTACTAATGCCTGGAAATCATGGATGGAAGAACATATAGAATCCACAGGCAAGGCACCACCAGGGAATGTTGCTGGAAACAACACCTGGGTTGGTGCTCCGCAGAGGCCTCCAGACTTGCGATTGACACCTGGTCGCCATGTTCAGCTGACTGTCCCACTAGAACAGCTGATAGATCGTCTGGTGAAGGAGAACAAAGTGGTAGCCTTCATCAAAGGATCAAGGAGTGCTCCCCAGTGTGGATTCTCACAAAGGGTGGTGGGTATCCTGGAAGCACATGGAGTGGATTTTGTAACTGTTGATGTGCTTGATGAGGAACACAACCATGGGCTAAGAGAAACCCTGAAGACATACAGCAACTGGCCGACATTTCCTCAGCTTTTTGTTGGAGGGGAGCTTGTGGGAGGCTGTGACATTATTTCATCCATGGCTGAAAAAGGGGAGCTTTCTGCCCTGTTTCAGAAATAG
- the LOC117844104 gene encoding equilibrative nucleotide transporter 3 isoform X2: MSMDVAAGAEAPQVKGKFLGILICWLLGNGSLFAWNSMLTIEDYYVHLFPDYHPTRVLTLAYQPFAFGITLIMTYYEAKMNTRRRNLAGFSLFFLGSFALIILDVATKGRGGLGVFVGVCIISAIFGTADANCQGALVGDLSLMCPEFVQSFMAGLAASGVLTSALRLVTKAAFESSKDGLRIGAILFFSITCLFELVCLLLYTFVFGKLPIVKYYRSKAAAEGSKTVASDLAAAGIVAEQQAQVEEDPQKYKRLTTKELVMENIDYMFDIYLIYVLTLSIFPGFLSEDTGAHSLGSWYALVLIAMYNVWDLIGRYVPLIPCLKLTSRKGTMAAILARFLFIPAFYFTAKYGDQGYMIFLTSFLGLTNGYLTVCVLMEAPKGYKAPEQNALGNALVVCLLGGIFSGVVLDWLWLIGKGW, from the exons ATGAGCATGGACGTAGCAGCAGGTGCAGAGGCACCTCAAGTCAAG GGGAAGTTCCTTGGCATACTTATCTGCTGGCTTTTGGGGAATGGAAGCCTTTTTGCGTGGAACAGTATGCTCACCATCGAAGATTACTATGTCCATCTCTTCCCG GATTACCACCCAACAAGAGTCCTTACACTAGCTTACCAGCCTTTTGCCTTTGGAATAACCCTCATCATGACATACTATGAAGCGAAGATGAACACAAGACGGAGAAATCTCGCAGGattttcccttttcttcctcGGTTCTTTTGCATTGATAATT CTGGATGTTGCTACTAAAGGACGGGGTGGGCTTGGAGTGTTCGTTGGTGTGTGCATAATCAGCGCCATATTTGGGACTGCTGATGCGAATTGTCAAGGCGCATTGGTTGGTGACCTTTCATTAATGTGCCCAGAGTTCGTTCAG TCCTTCATGGCGGGCTTGGCTGCATCAGGGGTTCTAACATCAGCCTTGAGATTAGTTACCAAAGCAGCTTTTGAGAGCTCAAAAGATGGTCTTCGCATTGGTGCTA TACTGTTCTTTTCAATCACTTGCCTGTTCGAGCTTGTGTGCCTCCTCTTATACACGTTCGTCTTCGGCAAACTACCCATCGTGAAGTACTACCGCTCGAAGGCTGCAGCCGAAGGCAGCAAGACTGTTGCCAGCGACCTGGCCGCTGCAGGGATCGTCGCTGAACAACAGGCACAA GTCGAGGAGGATCCACAGAAATACAAGCGCCTGACCACAAAAGAGCTAGTGATGGAGAACATTGACTATATGTTCGATATCTACCTGATATACGTCCTGACGCTGTCGATCTTCCCGGGATTTTTGTCCGAAGACACCGGAGCACACAGCCTGGGATCCTG GTACGCGCTCGTGCTGATCGCCATGTACAATGTGTGGGACCTTATCGGGAGGTACGTGCCGCTGATCCCGTGCCTCAAGCTGACCTCCCGGAAGGGCACGATGGCGGCGATCCTGGCACGGTTCCTGTTCATCCCGGCTTTCTACTTCACGGCCAAGTACGGCGACCAGGGCTACATGATCTTCCTGACCTCCTTCCTGGGGCTAACCAACGGGTACCTCACCGTGTGCGTGCTCATGGAGGCGCCCAAGGGGTACAAGGCTCCCGAGCAGAACGCGCTCGGGAACGCGCTCGTCGTCTGCCTCCTCGGCGGCATCTTCTCCGGCGTCGTGCTAGACTGGCTGTGGCTCATCGGCAAGGGCTGGTGA